The following proteins come from a genomic window of Posidoniimonas polymericola:
- a CDS encoding cell surface protein has translation MSSEAAQQAPAPASKSMQKYLDRAKEVLEKFGISADSEAQSELIRLLEEVRHVDEAKVLAVAGVVKHMSTFNKLVRDNVEDINIGNRYLEISQMFDSIREDSKRLIGQLDDGKIGVTEKMSNVWMKIRRGTPHARFEKIVDVYQDVCKDTKDQLEREQVIMDGYIDFRFALKEAEVLAREVLEEQIPHLEEAKATLAEAQQAVSDYAGDDESQRSRLELRRDEANDAYTREDRIYQLLKDVSENLAIGYDVGETLVTKLRQTHDVKDQVYRRAVTFFTTNEHVFTILGTVYTSQQGLHEATESTEALKEGVNKSLEDIADLGRELERAALKAGYGSTIAPESLEKLVKAISDYQIESLQTIAELRKESEENAREIRRVVEEGKQRYQDTLGRFALGKLDEAS, from the coding sequence ATGTCCTCCGAAGCTGCCCAGCAGGCCCCCGCCCCCGCCAGCAAGTCGATGCAGAAGTACCTGGACCGTGCGAAGGAGGTGCTCGAGAAGTTCGGCATCTCGGCCGACTCGGAGGCTCAGAGCGAGCTGATCCGCCTGCTCGAGGAGGTCCGCCACGTCGACGAGGCCAAGGTTCTGGCCGTGGCGGGCGTCGTGAAGCACATGAGCACGTTTAACAAGCTGGTGCGGGACAACGTCGAGGACATCAATATCGGCAATCGGTATCTGGAGATCAGCCAGATGTTCGATTCGATTCGCGAGGACTCCAAGCGGCTCATCGGCCAGCTCGACGACGGGAAGATCGGCGTCACCGAGAAGATGAGCAACGTCTGGATGAAGATCCGCCGCGGCACGCCCCACGCCCGCTTCGAGAAGATCGTCGACGTCTACCAGGACGTCTGCAAGGACACCAAGGACCAGCTCGAGCGCGAGCAGGTCATCATGGACGGCTACATCGACTTCCGCTTTGCGCTGAAGGAGGCCGAGGTGCTCGCCCGCGAGGTGCTCGAGGAGCAGATCCCGCACCTGGAGGAGGCGAAGGCCACACTTGCCGAAGCCCAGCAGGCGGTCAGCGACTACGCCGGCGACGACGAGAGCCAACGCTCGCGGCTGGAGCTCCGCCGCGACGAGGCCAACGACGCCTACACCCGCGAGGACCGCATCTACCAGCTGCTGAAGGACGTCTCCGAGAACCTGGCCATCGGTTACGACGTCGGCGAGACCCTGGTCACCAAGCTCCGCCAGACGCACGACGTCAAGGACCAGGTGTACCGCCGCGCGGTCACCTTCTTCACCACCAACGAGCACGTGTTCACGATCCTCGGCACGGTGTACACCTCGCAGCAGGGCCTGCATGAGGCGACCGAGTCGACCGAGGCCCTCAAGGAGGGCGTCAATAAGAGCCTCGAGGACATCGCCGACCTCGGTCGCGAGCTCGAGCGCGCCGCGTTGAAGGCCGGCTACGGGTCGACCATCGCGCCCGAGTCACTCGAGAAGCTCGTCAAAGCGATCAGCGACTACCAGATCGAGTCGCTGCAGACGATCGCCGAGCTCCGCAAGGAGAGCGAGGAGAACGCCCGCGAGATCCGCCGCGTCGTAGAGGAGGGCAAGCAGCGGTACCAGGACACCCTCGGCCGCTTCGCGCTCGGCAAACTCGACGAGGCCAGCTAG
- a CDS encoding glycosyltransferase, with the protein MRILILTVGTRGDVQPYLALAKGLLAAGHNVRLCTCGRFESFAAAHGVDFAAINNDLLDFMDSDLGRSVMETTTNLFEMVRTVRRVWPTVGPMIRRHIDEMAAVAMAYRPDLILFHKKAIGAEDFAEKLGCRCALAFYLPMYVPSSHAPAFGLPRLPLGSAYNRLTYRFINAVTKASSASFARPWRKRQGMSPRGRYRRHADGSPIGAIHAYSPSVLPEPSDWPEWAIVSGYWFLDGPEDYSPPAELRAFLAAGPPPVYVGFGSIFGRDPRGKAKAVIEGVRRSGARAILASGWGGIDLTDLKLPETMLAIESAPHDWLFPRVAAVVHHGGCGTTGAGLRAGKPTIVCPFFADQPFFADQPFWGRIVHELGVGPKPILQRRLTADKLAAAIRSTLADEAMRAKASALGETLRSERGVENAVAFVERYMAGQ; encoded by the coding sequence GTGCGGATCCTGATCCTGACCGTCGGCACCCGCGGCGACGTCCAGCCGTACTTGGCGCTCGCCAAGGGCCTGCTCGCCGCAGGTCACAACGTGCGGCTCTGCACGTGCGGGCGGTTCGAGTCGTTTGCCGCCGCCCACGGCGTCGACTTCGCGGCGATCAACAACGACCTGCTCGATTTCATGGACTCCGACCTCGGGCGGAGCGTCATGGAAACTACCACTAACCTCTTCGAAATGGTCCGCACCGTGCGCCGGGTGTGGCCCACAGTGGGGCCAATGATACGGCGGCACATCGATGAGATGGCCGCGGTTGCCATGGCCTACCGGCCCGACCTAATCTTGTTTCACAAGAAGGCGATCGGCGCCGAGGACTTCGCCGAGAAGCTCGGCTGCCGCTGCGCACTGGCGTTCTACCTGCCGATGTACGTCCCCTCGAGCCACGCTCCGGCGTTTGGGCTCCCGCGTCTTCCGCTCGGCAGTGCCTACAACCGCCTGACCTACCGCTTCATCAACGCCGTGACCAAGGCCAGCTCGGCGTCGTTTGCGCGGCCTTGGAGGAAACGCCAGGGGATGTCGCCGCGGGGCCGCTACCGTCGGCATGCGGATGGTTCGCCGATCGGCGCGATCCACGCCTACAGCCCGTCGGTGCTGCCAGAGCCAAGCGACTGGCCCGAGTGGGCGATAGTCTCCGGCTACTGGTTCCTCGACGGCCCTGAGGACTACTCACCGCCAGCAGAGCTGCGGGCGTTCCTTGCTGCCGGGCCGCCGCCGGTCTACGTCGGGTTCGGCAGCATCTTCGGACGCGACCCACGCGGCAAGGCCAAGGCCGTGATCGAGGGCGTCCGGCGGTCCGGCGCGCGGGCAATCTTGGCGTCGGGCTGGGGCGGCATCGACCTTACCGACCTCAAACTGCCGGAGACAATGCTGGCGATCGAGTCCGCCCCGCACGACTGGCTGTTCCCGCGGGTCGCGGCCGTGGTGCACCACGGCGGCTGCGGCACTACGGGCGCCGGACTCCGCGCCGGAAAGCCGACGATCGTCTGCCCGTTCTTCGCCGACCAGCCGTTCTTCGCCGACCAGCCGTTCTGGGGCCGCATCGTGCACGAGCTGGGCGTCGGCCCGAAGCCGATCCTGCAGCGCCGCCTGACCGCCGACAAGCTGGCCGCCGCGATCCGCTCGACGCTGGCCGACGAAGCGATGCGGGCCAAGGCCTCCGCCCTAGGTGAGACGCTACGCTCCGAACGCGGCGTCGAGAACGCGGTGGCGTTTGTGGAGCGTTACATGGCGGGGCAGTAG
- the dxs gene encoding 1-deoxy-D-xylulose-5-phosphate synthase, with product MTQTTKKPILPTITSPRDLDGMSLPDLERLAGEIRDVLCNLVSARSAHFASNLGVVELCLALHQTFDFLHDRLIWDTGHQIYPHKLITGRYPQFSTIRTKGGLMGYPNPEESDYDLFVTGHAGSSVSTAVGLASGDRLLRDEENRWTVAVIGDGAFPSGVVYEALCNIRESGKRLLVVLNDNKMSICPRVGGMADYLDRLRMSGAYSGIKGEIVKTLQNIPMLGDPVERMLTQIKEAAKAGLHGGMLFEELGMRYVGPIDGHNVALVRKYLRMVRKTDGPVLLHVVTEKGHGFHPATQDPVLFHAPPQFSRCENGELQMKKSGGRAYTNAASEAIHVAMTASDKVTVLTAAMCQGNKLERVRDDFPDRFFDTGICEAHAVAFAAGQAKVGMRPIVDIYSTFLQRSFDHIFQEVALQNLPVTFMLDRGGLSGPDGATHHGVFDLGYLRLFPHMTVMAPGDEHDLASMLPFALQHNGPCAIRYPKAAAVTVAGERAPIEHGTAEVLRRGPDGLILCGGALLPDCLAAAEQLAGEGLELTVVNARFIKPLDTKTILPLVADSPFTVTVEEAALAGGFGSVVLEALADAGQTAPVRRLGIGDHYVEHGEREELLADLGLDTAGIAQACREQSQACAPGQGVS from the coding sequence ATGACCCAGACAACCAAGAAGCCGATCCTCCCGACGATCACCTCGCCGCGTGACTTAGACGGCATGTCCCTGCCCGACCTCGAGCGCCTGGCGGGCGAGATCCGCGACGTGCTGTGCAACCTGGTCAGCGCCCGCAGCGCGCACTTCGCCTCGAACCTGGGCGTGGTCGAGCTCTGCCTGGCGCTGCACCAGACCTTCGACTTCCTGCACGACCGGCTAATCTGGGACACCGGGCACCAGATCTACCCGCACAAGCTGATCACCGGGCGGTACCCGCAGTTCAGCACGATCCGCACCAAGGGCGGGTTGATGGGCTACCCGAATCCGGAGGAGAGCGACTACGACCTGTTTGTCACCGGCCACGCGGGGTCGAGCGTCTCGACGGCGGTCGGGCTGGCGAGCGGCGACCGGCTGCTACGCGACGAAGAGAACCGCTGGACAGTGGCGGTGATCGGCGACGGCGCGTTCCCGTCGGGCGTCGTGTACGAGGCGCTGTGCAACATCCGCGAGAGCGGCAAGCGGCTGCTGGTGGTGCTGAACGACAACAAGATGTCGATCTGCCCCCGCGTCGGCGGCATGGCCGACTACCTCGACCGCCTGCGGATGTCGGGCGCGTACTCCGGCATCAAGGGCGAGATCGTCAAGACGCTGCAGAACATCCCGATGCTGGGCGACCCGGTCGAGCGGATGCTGACCCAGATCAAGGAGGCCGCCAAGGCGGGCCTGCACGGCGGTATGCTGTTCGAGGAACTCGGCATGCGCTATGTCGGCCCGATCGACGGCCACAACGTCGCGCTGGTGCGGAAGTACCTGCGGATGGTCAGGAAGACCGACGGCCCGGTGCTGCTGCACGTCGTGACCGAGAAGGGCCACGGGTTCCACCCGGCGACCCAGGACCCGGTGCTGTTCCACGCGCCGCCTCAGTTCTCGCGCTGCGAGAACGGCGAGCTGCAGATGAAGAAGAGCGGCGGCCGCGCGTACACGAACGCCGCCTCCGAGGCGATCCACGTGGCGATGACCGCCAGCGACAAGGTCACCGTGTTGACCGCGGCGATGTGCCAGGGCAACAAGCTGGAACGCGTCCGCGACGACTTCCCCGACCGCTTCTTCGACACCGGCATCTGCGAGGCCCACGCGGTCGCCTTCGCCGCCGGCCAGGCGAAGGTCGGCATGCGGCCGATTGTCGACATCTACAGCACGTTCCTGCAGCGGTCGTTCGACCACATCTTCCAGGAGGTGGCGCTGCAGAACCTGCCGGTCACGTTCATGCTCGACCGCGGCGGCCTGTCCGGGCCGGACGGGGCCACGCACCACGGCGTGTTCGACCTCGGCTACCTGCGGCTGTTCCCCCACATGACCGTCATGGCGCCGGGCGACGAGCACGACCTCGCCTCCATGCTCCCCTTTGCCCTCCAGCACAACGGCCCCTGCGCCATCCGCTACCCCAAGGCCGCCGCGGTGACCGTCGCCGGCGAGCGGGCGCCGATCGAGCACGGCACGGCCGAGGTCCTCCGCCGCGGCCCCGACGGCCTGATCCTGTGCGGCGGCGCCCTGCTGCCCGACTGCCTGGCCGCCGCCGAGCAGCTCGCCGGCGAGGGGCTCGAGCTGACCGTGGTCAACGCCCGCTTCATCAAGCCGCTCGACACCAAGACCATCCTGCCGCTGGTCGCCGACAGCCCGTTCACCGTGACCGTCGAAGAGGCCGCGCTGGCCGGAGGCTTCGGCAGCGTGGTGCTCGAGGCGCTCGCCGACGCGGGGCAGACCGCTCCGGTCCGCCGCCTGGGGATCGG
- a CDS encoding CHRD domain-containing protein: MISRSLPMLAIVAALATPLASSADHLTEWTFPLSTAQANPPAVIPSGDPLPTGMASVIIDSDAMSITWDVDYQDLTGPIVSPGAHFHGPAMLGSNAGVQIFLTDGDPPEPASGNLSGMASLTSQQLDDVLSGLWYLNVHTEANPAGELRAQVMNVPEPASAALIAAMGAMAFGIRRRA, from the coding sequence ATGATCTCACGCAGCCTGCCCATGTTGGCGATTGTGGCCGCGCTCGCGACGCCGCTCGCGTCGTCGGCCGACCACCTGACCGAGTGGACCTTCCCGCTATCCACCGCCCAAGCCAACCCGCCCGCAGTTATTCCCAGCGGCGATCCGCTGCCTACCGGCATGGCCTCGGTCATCATCGACAGCGACGCCATGTCCATCACCTGGGACGTCGACTACCAGGATCTCACGGGCCCCATCGTCTCGCCCGGCGCTCACTTCCACGGTCCGGCGATGCTCGGCTCGAACGCCGGCGTGCAGATCTTTCTTACCGATGGCGACCCGCCCGAGCCCGCCAGCGGCAACCTCAGCGGCATGGCGTCGCTCACCAGCCAGCAGCTCGACGACGTGCTGAGCGGCCTCTGGTACTTGAACGTTCACACCGAGGCCAACCCGGCGGGTGAACTCCGCGCCCAGGTCATGAACGTGCCCGAACCCGCTTCGGCCGCGCTGATCGCTGCGATGGGCGCCATGGCATTCGGTATCCGCCGTCGCGCGTAG
- a CDS encoding polyprenyl synthetase family protein produces the protein MATLESSVTLQADGQTDLDAIDQALDRSLRFGAGCPERLGEAMRYVVLGPGKRLRPRLVLMACRACGGDAATALPAACAVELIHAYSLAHDDLPAMDDDDLRRGRPTCHVQFDEATAVLVGDALQARAFELLATQLPAEHAGRCCGELARAAGAEKLVGGQSADLSGAFDGATVDDLRAIHARKTGAMFIVSLRLGAILAGAGEERLYQVTEYARALGLAFQVTDDLLDVSGSQQAVGKRLGKDADRGKLTYPKLLGVDASRRLVDELIDAAVAAVAPLGDTAGPLVDLARKLQNRDR, from the coding sequence ATGGCGACCCTCGAGTCTTCCGTTACGCTGCAAGCCGACGGTCAAACCGACCTGGACGCCATCGACCAGGCGCTCGACCGGTCGCTGCGGTTCGGCGCGGGCTGCCCCGAGCGGCTCGGCGAGGCGATGCGGTACGTGGTGCTCGGCCCCGGCAAGCGGCTGCGGCCCCGGCTGGTGCTGATGGCGTGCCGCGCCTGCGGCGGCGATGCGGCCACGGCGTTGCCCGCCGCGTGCGCCGTCGAGCTGATCCACGCCTACTCGCTCGCCCACGACGACCTGCCCGCCATGGACGACGACGACCTGCGTCGCGGGCGGCCTACCTGCCACGTGCAGTTCGACGAGGCGACCGCCGTGCTGGTCGGCGACGCGTTGCAGGCCCGCGCGTTCGAACTGCTCGCCACCCAGCTCCCGGCCGAGCACGCCGGCCGCTGCTGCGGCGAGCTGGCCCGGGCGGCCGGCGCCGAGAAGCTGGTCGGCGGCCAGTCGGCCGACCTCAGTGGGGCCTTCGACGGCGCCACCGTCGACGACCTCCGCGCCATCCACGCCCGCAAGACCGGGGCCATGTTTATTGTCTCGCTGCGGCTGGGCGCCATCCTCGCCGGGGCGGGCGAGGAACGGCTCTACCAAGTCACCGAGTACGCCCGCGCACTGGGCCTGGCGTTCCAGGTCACCGACGACCTGCTGGACGTCAGCGGCAGCCAGCAGGCGGTGGGCAAGCGGCTCGGCAAAGACGCCGACCGTGGCAAGCTAACCTACCCCAAACTGCTGGGCGTCGACGCGAGTCGCCGCCTGGTGGACGAGCTGATCGACGCGGCCGTGGCGGCGGTCGCGCCGTTGGGCGACACGGCCGGCCCACTGGTCGACCTCGCCCGCAAACTGCAGAACCGTGATCGATGA
- a CDS encoding DUF6384 family protein, whose amino-acid sequence MPSEAQQSAAAPPDLSSVAREEQMTIAEMTRLMDVAAAIRKERLTAEQQLNIDETKQLLRERLLETARITGDPVTEQEIDAAIDAYYERRHEFTPPEPGMETLLASLYVRRGTITKLAITVATITALWWSVFAFGLVGPKRQERRLAELYTGVQTNAAVVDELAQTPDLRQRVEQLVAQADAARAAGDADALQNVQAELMEQAATLKQQYVIRVVAGENERSGTERLFTDADGTRTSGFYLIVQAETPAGEALKLPIRDAESGEIRLVSRWGEQVPESVFEQIAADKQTDGVVDNRDFAEKEVGRLEPTVRLTGPDGAPLTRGRQITTW is encoded by the coding sequence ATGCCCTCCGAAGCCCAGCAATCCGCCGCCGCCCCGCCCGACCTGTCGAGCGTTGCGCGGGAAGAGCAGATGACCATCGCCGAGATGACCCGGCTGATGGACGTCGCGGCCGCGATCCGCAAGGAGAGGCTCACCGCCGAGCAGCAGCTCAACATCGACGAGACCAAGCAGCTGCTCCGTGAGCGGCTGCTCGAGACCGCACGGATTACCGGCGACCCGGTCACCGAGCAAGAGATCGACGCCGCCATCGACGCCTACTACGAGCGGCGGCACGAGTTCACCCCGCCCGAGCCCGGCATGGAGACCCTGCTCGCCTCGCTCTACGTGCGGCGGGGCACGATCACCAAGCTGGCGATCACCGTCGCGACGATCACGGCGCTGTGGTGGTCGGTGTTCGCGTTCGGGCTGGTCGGGCCGAAGCGGCAGGAACGCCGCCTGGCCGAGCTCTACACCGGCGTCCAAACCAACGCCGCGGTGGTCGACGAGCTGGCCCAGACGCCCGACCTGCGGCAGCGTGTTGAGCAGCTGGTCGCCCAGGCCGACGCGGCCCGCGCCGCCGGCGACGCCGACGCCCTCCAGAACGTGCAGGCCGAGCTGATGGAGCAGGCCGCCACGCTCAAGCAGCAATACGTGATCCGGGTGGTCGCGGGCGAGAACGAGCGTTCGGGCACGGAGCGGCTGTTCACCGACGCCGACGGCACGCGGACCTCCGGCTTCTACCTGATTGTCCAGGCCGAGACGCCCGCCGGCGAGGCGCTGAAGCTGCCGATCCGCGACGCCGAGTCGGGCGAGATCAGGCTGGTCAGCCGCTGGGGCGAGCAGGTGCCCGAGTCGGTGTTCGAACAGATCGCCGCCGACAAGCAGACCGACGGCGTGGTCGACAACCGCGACTTTGCCGAGAAGGAGGTCGGCCGCCTGGAGCCGACCGTCCGGCTGACCGGGCCGGACGGCGCGCCGCTGACGCGGGGAAGGCAGATCACCACATGGTAG
- the msrA gene encoding peptide-methionine (S)-S-oxide reductase MsrA, with protein sequence MHHLVSRQPLVAAAAVALGALAIMTFAQTPPNDDAPDSGRQAAQQDAPPPAGAEVATFASGCFWCTEAVFQDLRGVAKVVSGYTGGDAASASYKVVSSGQTKHAEAVQVHYDPNEVDYATLLEVFWKTHDPTTPNRQGADVGPQYRSAIFYHDDQQQRLAQEYKAKLDKTGAFDGPIVTEIVPFESFFPAEDYHQNYFALNPQQGYCRAVIGPKLEKFRKVFGDKLKNAPKKSEGDNKPKSGKPGTAESKAELKQRLSDLQWFVTQESGTERPFQNMYWNKTEAGDYKCVVCGELLFTSDEKFDSGCGWPSFTKTADQDAVTEVVDNSHGMRRTEIRCTKCGAHLGHVFDDGPVAAGGLRYCLNSAAMDFEDNDARSEAPAEE encoded by the coding sequence ATGCACCACCTTGTTTCCCGTCAGCCGCTGGTCGCAGCCGCCGCTGTCGCTCTAGGAGCCCTCGCCATTATGACGTTCGCCCAAACCCCTCCCAACGATGACGCCCCCGATTCTGGTCGACAGGCTGCCCAGCAGGACGCGCCGCCACCAGCAGGGGCCGAGGTCGCCACCTTTGCCTCGGGCTGCTTCTGGTGCACCGAGGCGGTGTTCCAAGACCTGCGGGGAGTCGCCAAGGTGGTCTCCGGCTACACCGGCGGCGACGCCGCGAGCGCCTCTTACAAGGTCGTCAGCAGCGGCCAGACTAAGCACGCCGAGGCGGTGCAGGTGCACTACGACCCGAATGAGGTCGACTACGCCACGCTGCTCGAGGTCTTCTGGAAGACGCACGACCCCACCACGCCAAACCGCCAGGGGGCGGATGTCGGGCCGCAGTACCGCTCGGCCATCTTCTACCACGACGACCAGCAGCAGCGGCTCGCCCAGGAGTACAAGGCTAAGCTCGACAAGACCGGCGCGTTCGACGGGCCGATCGTCACCGAGATCGTCCCGTTCGAGTCGTTCTTCCCGGCCGAGGACTACCACCAGAACTACTTTGCGCTGAACCCGCAGCAGGGCTACTGCCGCGCGGTGATCGGCCCGAAGTTGGAAAAGTTCCGCAAGGTTTTCGGCGACAAGCTCAAGAACGCCCCCAAGAAGAGTGAGGGTGATAACAAGCCGAAGAGCGGAAAGCCCGGCACCGCAGAGAGCAAAGCGGAGCTCAAGCAGCGGCTGTCAGACCTGCAGTGGTTTGTCACGCAGGAGTCCGGCACCGAGCGTCCGTTCCAGAACATGTACTGGAACAAGACCGAGGCCGGCGACTACAAGTGTGTCGTGTGCGGCGAGCTGCTGTTCACCTCCGACGAAAAATTCGACAGCGGCTGCGGCTGGCCCAGCTTCACAAAGACCGCCGACCAGGACGCCGTAACCGAGGTCGTCGACAACTCGCACGGCATGCGCCGCACCGAGATCCGCTGCACCAAATGCGGCGCCCACCTGGGCCACGTGTTCGACGACGGGCCGGTCGCCGCGGGCGGCCTGCGGTACTGTCTCAACTCCGCGGCTATGGATTTCGAGGACAATGACGCCCGCAGCGAGGCGCCCGCCGAGGAGTAG
- a CDS encoding metallophosphoesterase family protein — MPERLIAIGDVHGCRAALEGLLEAVGPRDGDRLVLLGDYVDRGPDSRGVIDLILELRESHDVVTLMGNHEEMMLGVVQGRSPASWWMRYGGKETLASYDEGADPSDLPKSHIKFLKGLLDYHEEEAFFFTHGNYVHNEELDRQPVEALRWTNLNERKPKPHKNGKTAIVGHSSQKSGEIVDLGHLVCIDTFCHGGGRLTAIDAYTRRLWQVDRDGHPVESGGK, encoded by the coding sequence GTGCCCGAGAGACTGATTGCGATCGGCGACGTGCACGGCTGTCGCGCCGCGTTGGAGGGCCTGCTCGAGGCGGTTGGCCCCCGCGACGGCGATCGCTTGGTGCTGCTCGGCGATTACGTCGACCGCGGCCCTGACAGCCGCGGCGTGATCGACCTGATCCTCGAGCTCCGCGAGTCGCACGACGTCGTGACCCTGATGGGAAACCACGAGGAGATGATGCTCGGCGTCGTCCAGGGCCGCTCGCCGGCCAGCTGGTGGATGCGTTACGGCGGGAAGGAGACCCTCGCCTCGTACGACGAGGGCGCCGACCCCTCGGACCTCCCCAAGTCGCACATCAAGTTCCTCAAGGGGCTGCTCGACTACCACGAGGAGGAAGCGTTCTTCTTCACCCACGGCAACTACGTGCACAATGAAGAGCTCGACCGCCAGCCGGTCGAGGCCCTCCGCTGGACGAACCTCAACGAGCGGAAGCCTAAGCCGCACAAGAATGGCAAGACCGCCATCGTCGGACACTCGTCGCAGAAGTCGGGGGAGATCGTCGACCTCGGCCACCTGGTCTGCATCGACACCTTCTGCCACGGCGGCGGTCGGCTGACCGCCATCGACGCCTACACCCGCCGGCTCTGGCAGGTCGACCGCGACGGCCACCCCGTGGAGTCCGGCGGCAAGTAG
- the xseB gene encoding exodeoxyribonuclease VII small subunit: MAKKKIAKKKPSAAEPSELTFEAALAELEQAVTDLESGELGLDESLQRYEQGVARLEQCQQRLAAAEQRIELLSGVDAEGNPVTRPLDDAEEAPSRSAKRSAGRGRGVDDGSRLF; the protein is encoded by the coding sequence ATGGCCAAGAAAAAAATTGCAAAGAAGAAGCCGTCCGCCGCCGAGCCCTCGGAGCTCACCTTCGAGGCCGCCCTGGCGGAGCTCGAGCAGGCAGTCACCGACTTGGAGAGCGGCGAACTCGGACTCGACGAGTCGCTCCAGAGGTACGAGCAGGGCGTCGCACGGCTCGAGCAGTGCCAGCAGCGACTCGCCGCCGCCGAGCAGCGGATCGAGCTGCTCAGCGGCGTCGACGCCGAGGGGAACCCGGTTACCCGCCCGCTGGACGACGCCGAGGAGGCCCCCAGCCGTTCGGCGAAGCGGTCGGCGGGCCGTGGCCGCGGCGTGGACGATGGGAGCCGGCTCTTCTAG
- a CDS encoding TetR/AcrR family transcriptional regulator — MGIGTRDRIVAAGRELFAKHGFGQVGLDQIVQQARLTKTTFYNHFESKEQLIREVLDLQEHQMREAVSAAVEQQAAGDPRRKLVAMFRVLPEILDGGCFGCNLLISAAADYPNELDPIHQAVSRNKQAMSKLVQGWAEEAGAADAAALAGMLVQIYYGSVLDQMLSNDREQSFANAFRAAELCVGSAFA, encoded by the coding sequence ATGGGTATAGGAACGCGCGACAGGATCGTCGCCGCAGGACGCGAGCTCTTCGCCAAGCACGGTTTTGGCCAAGTCGGCCTCGACCAGATCGTCCAGCAGGCACGTCTTACCAAGACGACCTTCTACAATCACTTCGAGAGCAAAGAGCAGTTGATCCGCGAGGTGCTCGACCTGCAAGAGCACCAGATGCGCGAGGCCGTGTCGGCGGCGGTCGAGCAGCAGGCCGCGGGCGATCCCCGCCGCAAGCTGGTCGCGATGTTCCGGGTGCTGCCCGAGATCCTCGACGGCGGTTGCTTTGGCTGCAACCTGCTGATCAGCGCCGCGGCCGACTATCCCAACGAGCTCGACCCGATCCACCAGGCAGTCTCCCGTAACAAGCAGGCGATGAGCAAGCTGGTGCAGGGCTGGGCCGAGGAGGCCGGCGCGGCCGACGCCGCGGCGTTGGCCGGCATGCTCGTGCAGATCTACTACGGTTCGGTGCTCGACCAGATGCTCAGCAACGACCGGGAGCAGAGCTTCGCCAACGCCTTCCGCGCCGCGGAGCTGTGCGTCGGGTCGGCGTTCGCGTGA